Proteins encoded by one window of Corythoichthys intestinalis isolate RoL2023-P3 chromosome 20, ASM3026506v1, whole genome shotgun sequence:
- the emc9 gene encoding ER membrane protein complex subunit 9, producing MGEVELSCRAYVKMYLHACLFPRCSVNGLLLSSTSTGGAVCVTDCVPLLHSHLSLAPVTQLALTQVDVWCSQTQQRIVGYYQSNACVSDSSPTQGALKIADKIAEQFDGAVLLMLDGSKMSPDYRVPPIVMYERKDSRWTLKDKHTIMLRQWEETRAIASQMLESGDQSLLVDFDSHLDDITRDWTNQKLNAKIAELASPANGNI from the exons ATGGGCGAGGTGGAACTGTCGTGCCGTGCGTACGTCAAAATGTACCTGCACGCTTGCCTATTCCCCCGCTGCAGCGTCAACGGGCTGCTGTTGTCCTCCACTTCAACAGGGGGCGCCGTTTGCGTGACTGACTGCGTGCCTCTGCTGCACTCTCACCTGTCCTTGGCACCTGTTACCCAACTGGCCCTTACACAG GTTGACGTGTGGTGTTCGCAGACGCAGCAAAGGATTGTGGGATACTATCAATCTAACGCCTGCGTGTCAGATAGCAG CCCCACGCAAGGAGCCCTGAAAATTGCCGATAAGATTGCCGAGCAGTTTGATGGCGCAGTTCTTCTCATG CTGGACGGGAGCAAAATGTCCCCAGACTATCGGGTCCCTCCCATCGTGATGTATGAGCGCAAAGACTCAAGATGGACGCTCAAAGACAAGCACAC AATCATGCTAAGGCAATGGGAGGAGACCCGCGCCATTGCCAGCCAGATGCTGGAGTCAGGCGACCAATCCCTCTTGGTGGATTTCGACAGCCACCTGGATGACATCACTAGAGACTGGACCAATCAGAAGCTCAACGCTAAGATCGCCGAGCTAGCGTCGCCAGCTAACGGGAACATctaa